Proteins co-encoded in one Marmota flaviventris isolate mMarFla1 chromosome 9, mMarFla1.hap1, whole genome shotgun sequence genomic window:
- the Spi1 gene encoding transcription factor PU.1 isoform X2 gives MLQACTMEGFPLVPPPSEDLVPYDTDLYQRQTHEYYPYITSDGESHNDHYWDFHPHHVHSEFESFPENHFTELQSVQPPQLQQLYRHMELEQMHVLDTPMAPAHTSLGHQVPYLPRMCLPYPSLSPHQPSSDEEEGERQSPPLEVSDGEADGLEPGPGLLHGETGSKKKIRLYQFLLDLLRSGDMKDSIWWVDKDKGTFQFSSKHKEALAHRWGIQKGNRKKMTYQKMARALRNYGKTGEVKKVKKKLTYQFSGEVLGRGGLAERRHPPH, from the exons ATGTTACAGGCGTGCACAATGGAAGGGTTTCCCCTCGTCCCCCCT CCGTCAGAAGACCTGGTTCCCTATGACACGGACCTGTACCAACGCCAGACGCATGAATATTACCCGTATATCACCAGTGATGGAGAAAGCCACAACG ACCACTACTGGGACTTCCACCCTCACCACGTGCACAGCGAGTTCGAGAGCTTCCCCGAGAACCACTTCACCGAGCTGCAGAGCGTGCAGCCCCCGCAGTTGCAGCAGCTCTATCGCCACATGGAGCTGGAGCAGATGCACGTCCTCGACACCCCCATGGCGCCGGCCCACACCAGCCTCGGCCACCAG GTCCCCTACCTGCCCCGGATGTGCCTCCCATACCCATCCCTGTCCCCACATCAGCCCAGCTCAGATGAGGAGGAGGGCGAGCGGCAGAGCCCTCCACTGGAGGTTTCTGATGGGGAGGCGGATGGCCTGGAGCCCGGGCCTGGCCTTCTGCACGGGGAAACAG GCAGCAAGAAGAAGATCCGCCTGTACCAGTTCCTGCTCGATCTGCTTCGCAGCGGGGACATGAAGGACAGCATCTGGTGGGTGGACAAGGACAAGGGCACGTTCCAGTTCTCGTCCAAGCACAAGGAGGCGCTGGCGCACCGCTGGGGCATCCAGAAGGGCAACCGCAAGAAGATGACCTACCAGAAGATGGCGCGCGCGCTGCGCAACTACGGCAAGACGGGCGAGGTGAAGAAGGTCAAGAAGAAGCTCACCTACCAGTTCAGCGGCGAGGTGCTGGGCCGCGGCGGCCTGGCCGAGCGCCGCCACCCGCCCCACTGA
- the Spi1 gene encoding transcription factor PU.1 isoform X1, whose translation MLQACTMEGFPLVPPQPSEDLVPYDTDLYQRQTHEYYPYITSDGESHNDHYWDFHPHHVHSEFESFPENHFTELQSVQPPQLQQLYRHMELEQMHVLDTPMAPAHTSLGHQVPYLPRMCLPYPSLSPHQPSSDEEEGERQSPPLEVSDGEADGLEPGPGLLHGETGSKKKIRLYQFLLDLLRSGDMKDSIWWVDKDKGTFQFSSKHKEALAHRWGIQKGNRKKMTYQKMARALRNYGKTGEVKKVKKKLTYQFSGEVLGRGGLAERRHPPH comes from the exons ATGTTACAGGCGTGCACAATGGAAGGGTTTCCCCTCGTCCCCCCT CAGCCGTCAGAAGACCTGGTTCCCTATGACACGGACCTGTACCAACGCCAGACGCATGAATATTACCCGTATATCACCAGTGATGGAGAAAGCCACAACG ACCACTACTGGGACTTCCACCCTCACCACGTGCACAGCGAGTTCGAGAGCTTCCCCGAGAACCACTTCACCGAGCTGCAGAGCGTGCAGCCCCCGCAGTTGCAGCAGCTCTATCGCCACATGGAGCTGGAGCAGATGCACGTCCTCGACACCCCCATGGCGCCGGCCCACACCAGCCTCGGCCACCAG GTCCCCTACCTGCCCCGGATGTGCCTCCCATACCCATCCCTGTCCCCACATCAGCCCAGCTCAGATGAGGAGGAGGGCGAGCGGCAGAGCCCTCCACTGGAGGTTTCTGATGGGGAGGCGGATGGCCTGGAGCCCGGGCCTGGCCTTCTGCACGGGGAAACAG GCAGCAAGAAGAAGATCCGCCTGTACCAGTTCCTGCTCGATCTGCTTCGCAGCGGGGACATGAAGGACAGCATCTGGTGGGTGGACAAGGACAAGGGCACGTTCCAGTTCTCGTCCAAGCACAAGGAGGCGCTGGCGCACCGCTGGGGCATCCAGAAGGGCAACCGCAAGAAGATGACCTACCAGAAGATGGCGCGCGCGCTGCGCAACTACGGCAAGACGGGCGAGGTGAAGAAGGTCAAGAAGAAGCTCACCTACCAGTTCAGCGGCGAGGTGCTGGGCCGCGGCGGCCTGGCCGAGCGCCGCCACCCGCCCCACTGA